The genome window AGGAAATCTCTTCTTGTCATTTGCTTCATTTCTCTGTTTTAAATGAGGGTGATTAATAATAATCTCTtcgtgatgatgatgataacaaTCTCTTGGCAACCAAAAAATAGTTGACTAATCCATCTAGAGTTTTGCAGAGAGAGATGCAACAGATGAGTTTGAATTTGTAGGCCACAGTGACTCTGCAAAGGAGATGATGAAAAAATATTACATTGGTGATTTTGACAAACCGGCTGTTCCAGTCAAACAAAACCACAATCCACCTCCCCAACAAAACCAATCTCCAGGATTTACAATTAAAATCTTGCAATTTCTGGTGCCCTTGTTGATTTTAGGCCTAGCTTTTGGTCTGCAGTACTTTGGAAAAAAAGGGTAGTTTAACCTTTCATCCACTAAACCAAAGTCTATAGAACAAATTATCTTTTTGTACTTTCACGCTGCCCCCATCCTGGCGTGggtagaaaaaagaagaaagaaaccaGTCATTTGATATGTTGTGGTATGAATAAGAATAAATATGTATTTATGCATGCTAGGAACAATGTTTCATGACTTAGAATAGTTCATTTTAAACTTCtcaaaataatgataattaGTTTTCCCCCCTCGCAATGAGATGTTTAGGTGTCCCCATTATCATAATTAAACGTTTACTTGGATTATCTTGATTAGTAAATAGAATAACGGAACCGGACATTATCGTAGTTTCATGTTTAAGTTTATAgtttagctctctctctcttcctttctggTAACACAGATTCTTAACAACGCTGAAATagctttcttttttccaaacCAGACGTGAAAAAAATTGCAGAAAGTTTTGAACTCTTTTAAGTCGTAACTTAATTTACATATTAGCAATGCTTGCTCGAGCCTGAATCAAGGCAATATTTTCCCTCAACAGCATAAAATCTAGGAAAGTAAACTGCACAGTCATGTTTGACCATTTGTTTGGGGTCGTTTTCCGATTCATCAAGTGTCTGAACTTGTTTGGACCTCCTTGCTGACTTGAGTTCAGTTCAGGGAGCAAAATTTGCCACTCTTGTCTACATGAACGATGAAGAAGGCTAGTTGTGCCTTTTAAGTATTACACAACACTCAATAAACCTACAAAAGAAGGAAAGAGCACTATTTGCAGCTCACACAACATAATGTTGGATTCATAATAAAGGATAATTATAAGTAATGTGGTAAAGGAAGATGAAACACTCCTGTTTAGTGCATTCAGAAACTCATGGGAggatttttttctccctatgtGCTGAATATGTTTAAGGATGTAGAGGAGTGTAAAAGCATGTGAAAACTTTTTTATGGCTTAAATCTTTCTCCTAAAATCTGCCCCAAATGTTGAGGTCCTCGTTCCCATAGTCATTAAAAGATTTCCTATATATGGAGAAAATTTAATGTATTTGTTGGACATTAGTATTCAATAgctttaaacaatgaaaactaCTGAATTCTTTAAAAAGAGAAATCTGATTTTGATTTCCTCGAAAATCAGGTAACCAGATTGACCAAagactaccaaaaaaaaaaaaaaaaaaaggctgaaaaTCACTTGTTGACTAAATACTAGCCATTTTTGTTGTCCGGTAACTAGAAATGGCTGAAAATCACTTGTTGACTAAATAATGATGGACCTTGTAGGCCCTAGTTGTTGTCGTCTCACTCTCAGCCTTAGTCTAAATTGGCGGACTTTGGGCTTTACTTTGTGGGGCCTAGTCTGGCCATTTTTGTTGTCTTACAGATTTTAAAGGCTAAATTTTGTAGATTTTAGGGCTCGGCTTTGTGGGTCGAAATTGGACCAAATTTATAAGCTGATTTCCATGGGCTGTATATATGGGTTTCGGTCTTGAATCGCTGGCACAAAATTTCGGGCTTAAATTGATTTGTTAAAATGCCCTTAAAGTCAGTCATACCAAGTTACCACCAACTCCAACGATGTTCTAAGATTATGGTGTTTTACGGTATTCCAGTagtttctctaaatttttgtactgtttagaaaataaatagtaatatttttttttatatacttattttttgaaatataatttctaacagattctctatcctttcttcattttatttaaaaattatttctttattctttcccaacaactatatttttcaaattcttaaaagttatatttttaaatttctcaacGGTTTCAAATTctccaacaattatattttctcaatagccttttttttagggtcatatttttcaAATGGTAATATTTCTCAATAGTCATATTTTTCAAAAGGACTTGATAAATTTCAAGATTAACAtagatttgataaatttcaaattacatcAAATTTTACTTGTAGAAAGCTAACATAAATGaatagaaatttcaaattacaataaagactaaagacataaaaattaatgcgagcataaaacttaaaattagatGATCCTACGACTCGTAATATCGTTGCCATAAGTGCTTAAAGAGATCTG of Quercus lobata isolate SW786 chromosome 8, ValleyOak3.0 Primary Assembly, whole genome shotgun sequence contains these proteins:
- the LOC115958086 gene encoding cytochrome b5-like; this translates as MASNVKVYTLEEAAKHNNKKTCWIIVSGKVYDVTPFLEDHPGGGEVLISSTERDATDEFEFVGHSDSAKEMMKKYYIGDFDKPAVPVKQNHNPPPQQNQSPGFTIKILQFLVPLLILGLAFGLQYFGKKG